In Deltaproteobacteria bacterium, one genomic interval encodes:
- a CDS encoding NAD(P)-dependent alcohol dehydrogenase → MKIKAAVVREKGGPFRIEEVELDDPREEEVLVRIAGSGVCHTDLVARDQYMPVPLPGVFGHEGSGVVEKVGGRVTKVKPGDHVAMSYLSCGLCVSCRKGRPSHCLDFLPSNFAGVRADGSSTMRKNSQPIYGSFFNQSSFASHALATERNVVKVPKDVPLELLGPLGCGLQTGAGGVMNTLRPEVGSSIAVFGAGSVGQSAILAAVAVGCTTIIAVDVKPERLRTAQEFGATHSINSSETDPVTEIWRITGHGVEYSLECTGIPQVFRQAVDALMMGGVCGLIGVAPPGVEAGLVMQTILNARTIKGIVEGDSNPDLFIPKLIDLYKLGRFPFDRMMTFYSLDQINQAAEDSETGKVLKAVVRP, encoded by the coding sequence ATGAAAATAAAAGCTGCGGTTGTTCGCGAAAAGGGAGGTCCCTTCAGAATCGAAGAGGTGGAACTCGATGATCCCCGGGAAGAGGAGGTGTTGGTCCGTATCGCCGGCTCCGGGGTCTGTCACACGGATCTCGTAGCCAGGGATCAATATATGCCCGTACCGCTCCCCGGGGTGTTCGGGCATGAGGGTTCTGGAGTGGTGGAGAAAGTCGGCGGGCGGGTCACCAAAGTAAAACCCGGTGACCACGTGGCCATGAGCTACCTTTCCTGCGGTCTTTGCGTCTCCTGCAGGAAGGGCCGGCCCAGTCATTGCCTCGACTTCCTTCCGTCTAACTTCGCCGGGGTCCGGGCCGATGGGTCATCGACCATGAGAAAAAATAGCCAGCCCATCTACGGTTCTTTCTTCAACCAATCCTCTTTTGCCTCCCATGCCCTGGCGACCGAGCGGAATGTGGTCAAGGTGCCCAAAGATGTTCCTTTGGAATTGCTGGGACCTCTGGGGTGCGGCCTTCAGACCGGCGCCGGTGGGGTCATGAACACTCTCCGACCTGAAGTCGGTTCTTCCATCGCCGTCTTTGGCGCCGGTTCAGTCGGTCAGAGCGCCATCCTGGCGGCCGTCGCCGTGGGTTGCACCACGATTATCGCTGTGGATGTCAAACCGGAGCGGCTCAGAACAGCTCAAGAGTTCGGGGCCACCCATAGTATCAACTCGTCGGAGACCGACCCGGTGACCGAGATCTGGAGAATCACCGGTCATGGCGTAGAATACTCCCTGGAGTGCACCGGTATTCCTCAGGTTTTTCGCCAGGCCGTGGATGCCCTCATGATGGGCGGGGTTTGCGGCCTCATTGGCGTGGCCCCTCCCGGTGTGGAGGCGGGTCTCGTAATGCAAACCATCCTCAACGCCCGGACCATCAAGGGCATTGTGGAAGGCGATTCGAACCCGGACCTCTTTATCCCGAAGCTCATCGATCTCTATAAGCTGGGTCGTTTCCCTTTCGATCGGATGATGACCTTCTATTCGTTAGACCAGATCAACCAGGCCGCTGAGGATTCGGAAACGGGAAAGGTACTCAAGGCCGTGGTACGCCCGTAG
- a CDS encoding sigma 54-interacting transcriptional regulator, which yields MRRALAQRTGFYEVWSKVVSGGSVHEVPVNIRSSWERCLNARVNPRKEPALMRIDQVAIRKRIDEQSDLHQILKTHHKNIEEFFSFLPIGIFFADKDGYVLSFAGDEKIFKRMEESSQTAIIGSSIKEEIIGTTAPGICLEENRFAAVNAEEHFIEDIHWASCIASPIFDEEKNLLGALDFTVAWKDMEKLRHLIPILFNTANSIQFELSIKKKLDQLELFHSYYHSTFDYSRSILVMVNTRGEIIDLNQQAKEFFKVNAQGIKNRDVRTLLGDKSKIELLFKESGGKISLGGRNSDFLVIDSIPLFDPAGQEMAFLLKFEKEKVFKTIPERVPRMTRYTFRNIIGSSPQIIQVVDRAKRAAKTGSTILIEGETGTGKELFAQAIHSESPQGSGPFIALNCAAIPHDLIESELFGYEKGAYTGARQDGNMGKFELANGGTIFLDEIHLMDQPAQTKLLRVIEERRLTRIGGKYAIPLNIRIIVASSVDLKKEMEKGLFTPALFFRINVVKLFIPSLRERKEDIPLLIDYLIGEMNQKFNRSITGVEPEALKILGQFSWPGNVRELKNCLESAYNFCIGKTIGLKDVSDHLSFESEPEAVTGQTLEAITREVLIGSLNRFGTVKEAANSLDIPLSTFYRKMKEFGVNRQQIFKSGPRL from the coding sequence ATGAGGAGAGCACTGGCACAGAGAACCGGGTTTTACGAGGTCTGGAGCAAAGTTGTCTCCGGGGGGAGTGTTCATGAAGTACCGGTAAACATCCGGTCATCCTGGGAACGGTGTTTGAATGCCCGCGTCAATCCTCGAAAAGAGCCGGCTCTGATGCGGATAGATCAGGTCGCGATCCGCAAACGCATCGATGAACAGTCGGATCTCCATCAAATCCTTAAGACCCACCATAAAAATATAGAGGAATTTTTCTCCTTTTTGCCGATAGGCATCTTCTTTGCCGATAAAGACGGCTACGTCCTGTCTTTCGCCGGCGATGAGAAGATCTTCAAAAGGATGGAGGAGAGTTCACAAACAGCCATCATCGGCAGCTCCATTAAAGAAGAGATTATCGGGACCACGGCTCCGGGCATTTGCCTGGAAGAGAACCGTTTTGCCGCCGTTAATGCCGAAGAACATTTCATTGAGGACATCCACTGGGCCAGTTGCATTGCCAGCCCGATCTTTGATGAAGAAAAAAATCTTTTAGGGGCTTTGGATTTTACCGTTGCCTGGAAGGATATGGAAAAATTAAGGCACCTTATCCCCATTTTGTTTAACACGGCCAATTCCATCCAGTTCGAGCTCTCCATAAAAAAGAAATTAGACCAACTGGAGCTCTTCCATTCTTATTATCATTCTACCTTTGATTATTCCCGCAGTATCCTGGTGATGGTCAATACCCGGGGAGAAATCATCGATCTGAACCAGCAGGCCAAAGAGTTCTTTAAAGTCAATGCCCAGGGAATTAAGAACAGGGATGTCAGGACCCTCCTGGGGGATAAGAGCAAAATCGAGCTCCTATTCAAAGAGTCGGGAGGAAAGATATCCTTGGGCGGCAGGAATTCAGATTTTTTGGTTATCGATTCCATACCGCTTTTCGATCCGGCCGGGCAAGAGATGGCCTTTTTGCTGAAATTCGAAAAAGAGAAAGTGTTCAAAACCATCCCTGAAAGGGTACCCAGGATGACCAGGTATACTTTCAGAAACATCATCGGGAGCAGTCCTCAGATTATACAGGTAGTGGATAGGGCCAAAAGGGCGGCCAAAACAGGATCTACGATCTTGATTGAAGGGGAAACGGGGACTGGAAAAGAGCTGTTTGCCCAGGCGATTCATAGTGAAAGCCCTCAAGGAAGCGGTCCTTTTATTGCCCTGAATTGTGCGGCCATCCCCCATGACCTGATTGAGAGTGAGTTGTTCGGTTATGAAAAAGGGGCCTATACCGGTGCCCGGCAGGATGGAAATATGGGAAAGTTTGAACTGGCCAACGGGGGAACGATCTTCCTGGATGAAATTCACCTGATGGACCAACCGGCCCAGACGAAATTATTAAGGGTGATCGAGGAGCGCCGGCTGACCAGGATCGGCGGGAAATATGCCATCCCCTTAAATATCCGCATTATTGTCGCCAGTTCGGTGGACCTTAAAAAAGAAATGGAAAAAGGTCTTTTTACCCCGGCCCTTTTTTTCAGAATCAATGTCGTAAAGCTTTTCATTCCCAGCCTGAGGGAAAGGAAAGAAGATATCCCCTTGCTGATCGATTACCTGATCGGCGAGATGAACCAGAAATTTAATCGGTCCATAACGGGGGTAGAGCCGGAGGCTTTAAAAATTTTAGGCCAATTTTCATGGCCGGGAAATGTCCGAGAGCTGAAAAATTGCCTGGAGAGTGCCTATAATTTCTGCATCGGAAAGACCATTGGTCTGAAGGATGTGTCGGACCATCTCTCTTTTGAATCGGAGCCGGAAGCCGTCACAGGACAAACCCTGGAAGCGATCACCAGGGAGGTATTGATCGGATCACTCAATCGTTTTGGCACCGTAAAAGAAGCGGCCAATTCTTTAGATATCCCATTAAGTACTTTTTACCGAAAAATGAAGGAATTTGGTGTTAACCGGCAACAAATTTTTAAATCCGGCCCCCGCCTTTAA